In Amaranthus tricolor cultivar Red isolate AtriRed21 chromosome 5, ASM2621246v1, whole genome shotgun sequence, a genomic segment contains:
- the LOC130814111 gene encoding telomere repeat-binding protein 5-like isoform X1, with product MLQKRLYNGFSGYQMPFVPRAARSARRRGPRQAKFVDNQLCAFDLLATVAGKLLEGESSKNTATSKDQLVDAGDAVMLEQDEGNLSLNADCRDMGSAEAASLNPELELQAQNQKCNVNEIVDTHNDASSPPASEITLSHCLEKDDNFVKMDINDENSEFFSPPQISELCVSGHIDPNIVNVVGVDTHNDPNIDSMELEDGKKEISSWNVPDLHCSKDPDVNIRKAPPAVGVDYSIKQSLGVDHFSCGSISPCSNSIVNVVARDDDEKSFKCTQPSTKAARLPVYIGNRKIRRLLGSKYRKVASKVKCGDYSETELRCIYRSRRTGYKRPRSRRIYAFKKRKLYQYSSLSNSDGHTGSKVVYDSPGTDIDQSVSAFSTVRHGVDGSSFCVAGQSTTFASQESHVKLKIRSFKMPELFIEMPETATIGSLKRTVMDAVTALLGGGLRVGVLLKGKKIRDDSRTLVQSGICCHDEVKSLGFALEPNPSNICFEDNSHTVSIDVPQPVLRSARTDNDQGASHEHVLGNIGHLVESDHDSAPLPAETTADKAAVDSRALVALPDGTPQPLAAVLAAQKSKRSDTAQRRIRRPFSVSEVEALVQAVEELGTGRWRDVKLRAFDNVNYRTYVDLKRNTCFKVNSHDVTMFNFNLWEKIRTSGKLWCTQQKYPLNKGGESLCLKSCWTGSYQPIPTGLSSSS from the exons ATGTTGCAGAAGAGGTTATATAATGGATTCAGTGGATATCAGATGCCTTTTGTTCCTAGAGCTGCGAGGTCTGCTAGG AGGAGAGGCCCACGTCAAGCAAAATTTGTGGACAATCAACTCTGTGCTTTTGATTTACTTGCTACAGTAGCTGGAAAGTTACTTGAAGGTGAGAGTTCCAAGAATACGGCAACTTCAAAAGACCAGCTAGTCGATGCTGGAGATGCCGTGATGTTGGAGCAAGACGAGGGCAATTTGTCTCTGAATGCTGATTGCCGTGACATGGGAAGTGCTGAAGCCGCTTCCCTTAACCCAGAGCTTGAATTGCAGGCTCAGAATCAAAAGTGCAATGTGAATGAAATTGTAGACACTCATAATGATGCATCCTCGCCTCCAGCTTCTGAGATCACCTTGTCTCATTGCTTGGAGAAGGATGATAATTTCGTTAAGATGGATATCAATGATGAAAATAGCGAATTTTTCAGCCCCCCCCAGATATCAGAGCTATGTGTTTCTGGCCACATTGATCCAAATATTGTAAATGTAGTTGGCGTAGACACTCATAATGATCCAAATATTGACTCCATGGAACTAGAAGACGGCAAGAAAGAGATATCATCTTGGAATGTGCCTGATTTACACTGCTCAAAGGACCCTGATGTAAACATCAGGAAGGCTCCTCCTGCTGTTGGCGTAGATTATAGCATCAAACAGTCTTTAGGTGTAGATCACTTTAGTTGTGGGTCGATTTCCCCTTGTAGTAATAGTATTGTAAATGTAGTTGCTAGAGATGATGACGAAAAGTCTTTCAAGTGTACTCAACCTAGCACTAAAGCCGCTAGGTTGCCCGTATATATAGGTAACCGAAAAATAAGGAGGCTATTGGGTTCTAAGTATCGGAAAGTAGCTTCTAAAGTGAAGTGTGGTGATTATTCTGAAACTG AATTACGCTGCATTTACCGCAGCAGGAGAACTGGTTATAAACGTCCCAGATCTCGGAGGATATATGCTTTTAAGAAGCGGAAGCTTTACCAATACAGCTCGTTATCCAATTCTGATGGGCATACTGGCTCTAAAGTTGTATATGATTCTCCAGGGACTGACATTGACCAGAGTGTGTCTGCGTTCAGCACAGTCAGGCATGGAG TCGACGGTTCTTCATTTTGTGTTGCTGGCCAGAGCACGACCTTTGCATCCCAGGAATCCCACG TTAAACTGAAGATTAGATCCTTTAAGATGCCGGAACTTTTTATTGAGATGCCGGAAACTGCTACTATTGGCTCTCTTAAG AGAACGGTAATGGATGCTGTGACTGCCTTACTTGGAGGAGGATTGCGTGTTGGGGTGCTCCTTAAAGGAAAAAAGATTCGAGATGATAGTAGAACTCTTGTACAGTCTGGTATTTGTTGTCATGATGAGGTAAAATCTTTGGGTTTTGCCCTGGAGCCCAATCCATCAAATATATGTTTCGAGGACAATTCTCATACAGTTTCAATTGATGTGCCGCAGCCTGTATTGAG GTCTGCTAGAACTGATAATGATCAGGGTGCTTCTCATGAGCATGTATTGGGTAATATAGGCCATTTAGTCGAGAGTGACCATGACTCAGCACCTTTGCCTGCTGAAACCACAGCGGATAAAGCTGCAGTTGATTCCCGAGCTTTAGTTGCTCTTCCCGATGGCACTCCGCAGCCGCTGGCCGCGGTTTTGGCGGCCCAAAAATCTAAAAGATCTGATACGGCACAACGTAGGATTCGACGCCCTTTCTCTGTATCAGAAGTCGAGGCTTTAGTCCAAGCAGTAGAAGAACTTGGCACTGGGAG GTGGCGGGACGTTAAACTACGAGCTTTTGATAATGTGAATTATCGTACTTATGTGGATCTGAAG AGGAATACTTGTTTTAAGGTAAACTCACATGATGTGACAatgttcaattttaatttatgggAAAAAATCAGGACAAGTGGAAAACTCTGGTGCACACAGCAAAAATATCCCCTCAACAAAGGAGGGGAGAGCCTGTGCCTCAAGAGCTGTTGGACAGGGTCTTATCAGCCCATTCCTACTGGTCTGAGCAGCAGCAGCTGA
- the LOC130814111 gene encoding telomere repeat-binding protein 5-like isoform X3, translating to MLQKRLYNGFSGYQMPFVPRAARSARRRGPRQAKFVDNQLCAFDLLATVAGKLLEGESSKNTATSKDQLVDAGDAVMLEQDEGNLSLNADCRDMGSAEAASLNPELELQAQNQKCNVNEIVDTHNDASSPPASEITLSHCLEKDDNFVKMDINDENSEFFSPPQISELCVSGHIDPNIVNVVGVDTHNDPNIDSMELEDGKKEISSWNVPDLHCSKDPDVNIRKAPPAVGVDYSIKQSLGVDHFSCGSISPCSNSIVNVVARDDDEKSFKCTQPSTKAARLPVYIGNRKIRRLLGSKYRKVASKVKCGDYSETELRCIYRSRRTGYKRPRSRRIYAFKKRKLYQYSSLSNSDGHTGSKVVYDSPGTDIDQSVSAFSTVRHGVDGSSFCVAGQSTTFASQESHVKLKIRSFKMPELFIEMPETATIGSLKRTVMDAVTALLGGGLRVGVLLKGKKIRDDSRTLVQSGICCHDEVKSLGFALEPNPSNICFEDNSHTVSIDVPQPVLRSARTDNDQGASHEHVLGNIGHLVESDHDSAPLPAETTADKAAVDSRALVALPDGTPQPLAAVLAAQKSKRSDTAQRRIRRPFSVSEVEALVQAVEELGTGRWRDVKLRAFDNVNYRTYVDLKHCLYREKWREKKGRNLKG from the exons ATGTTGCAGAAGAGGTTATATAATGGATTCAGTGGATATCAGATGCCTTTTGTTCCTAGAGCTGCGAGGTCTGCTAGG AGGAGAGGCCCACGTCAAGCAAAATTTGTGGACAATCAACTCTGTGCTTTTGATTTACTTGCTACAGTAGCTGGAAAGTTACTTGAAGGTGAGAGTTCCAAGAATACGGCAACTTCAAAAGACCAGCTAGTCGATGCTGGAGATGCCGTGATGTTGGAGCAAGACGAGGGCAATTTGTCTCTGAATGCTGATTGCCGTGACATGGGAAGTGCTGAAGCCGCTTCCCTTAACCCAGAGCTTGAATTGCAGGCTCAGAATCAAAAGTGCAATGTGAATGAAATTGTAGACACTCATAATGATGCATCCTCGCCTCCAGCTTCTGAGATCACCTTGTCTCATTGCTTGGAGAAGGATGATAATTTCGTTAAGATGGATATCAATGATGAAAATAGCGAATTTTTCAGCCCCCCCCAGATATCAGAGCTATGTGTTTCTGGCCACATTGATCCAAATATTGTAAATGTAGTTGGCGTAGACACTCATAATGATCCAAATATTGACTCCATGGAACTAGAAGACGGCAAGAAAGAGATATCATCTTGGAATGTGCCTGATTTACACTGCTCAAAGGACCCTGATGTAAACATCAGGAAGGCTCCTCCTGCTGTTGGCGTAGATTATAGCATCAAACAGTCTTTAGGTGTAGATCACTTTAGTTGTGGGTCGATTTCCCCTTGTAGTAATAGTATTGTAAATGTAGTTGCTAGAGATGATGACGAAAAGTCTTTCAAGTGTACTCAACCTAGCACTAAAGCCGCTAGGTTGCCCGTATATATAGGTAACCGAAAAATAAGGAGGCTATTGGGTTCTAAGTATCGGAAAGTAGCTTCTAAAGTGAAGTGTGGTGATTATTCTGAAACTG AATTACGCTGCATTTACCGCAGCAGGAGAACTGGTTATAAACGTCCCAGATCTCGGAGGATATATGCTTTTAAGAAGCGGAAGCTTTACCAATACAGCTCGTTATCCAATTCTGATGGGCATACTGGCTCTAAAGTTGTATATGATTCTCCAGGGACTGACATTGACCAGAGTGTGTCTGCGTTCAGCACAGTCAGGCATGGAG TCGACGGTTCTTCATTTTGTGTTGCTGGCCAGAGCACGACCTTTGCATCCCAGGAATCCCACG TTAAACTGAAGATTAGATCCTTTAAGATGCCGGAACTTTTTATTGAGATGCCGGAAACTGCTACTATTGGCTCTCTTAAG AGAACGGTAATGGATGCTGTGACTGCCTTACTTGGAGGAGGATTGCGTGTTGGGGTGCTCCTTAAAGGAAAAAAGATTCGAGATGATAGTAGAACTCTTGTACAGTCTGGTATTTGTTGTCATGATGAGGTAAAATCTTTGGGTTTTGCCCTGGAGCCCAATCCATCAAATATATGTTTCGAGGACAATTCTCATACAGTTTCAATTGATGTGCCGCAGCCTGTATTGAG GTCTGCTAGAACTGATAATGATCAGGGTGCTTCTCATGAGCATGTATTGGGTAATATAGGCCATTTAGTCGAGAGTGACCATGACTCAGCACCTTTGCCTGCTGAAACCACAGCGGATAAAGCTGCAGTTGATTCCCGAGCTTTAGTTGCTCTTCCCGATGGCACTCCGCAGCCGCTGGCCGCGGTTTTGGCGGCCCAAAAATCTAAAAGATCTGATACGGCACAACGTAGGATTCGACGCCCTTTCTCTGTATCAGAAGTCGAGGCTTTAGTCCAAGCAGTAGAAGAACTTGGCACTGGGAG GTGGCGGGACGTTAAACTACGAGCTTTTGATAATGTGAATTATCGTACTTATGTGGATCTGAAG CACTGTTTGTATAGAGAGAAATGGAGAGAAAAGAAGGGGAGGAATTTGAAAGGATGA
- the LOC130814111 gene encoding telomere repeat-binding protein 5-like isoform X2, with protein MLQKRLYNGFSGYQMPFVPRAARSARRRGPRQAKFVDNQLCAFDLLATVAGKLLEGESSKNTATSKDQLVDAGDAVMLEQDEGNLSLNADCRDMGSAEAASLNPELELQAQNQKCNVNEIVDTHNDASSPPASEITLSHCLEKDDNFVKMDINDENSEFFSPPQISELCVSGHIDPNIVNVVGVDTHNDPNIDSMELEDGKKEISSWNVPDLHCSKDPDVNIRKAPPAVGVDYSIKQSLGVDHFSCGSISPCSNSIVNVVARDDDEKSFKCTQPSTKAARLPVYIGNRKIRRLLGSKYRKVASKVKCGDYSETELRCIYRSRRTGYKRPRSRRIYAFKKRKLYQYSSLSNSDGHTGSKVVYDSPGTDIDQSVSAFSTVRHGVDGSSFCVAGQSTTFASQESHVKLKIRSFKMPELFIEMPETATIGSLKRTVMDAVTALLGGGLRVGVLLKGKKIRDDSRTLVQSGICCHDEVKSLGFALEPNPSNICFEDNSHTVSIDVPQPVLRSARTDNDQGASHEHVLGNIGHLVESDHDSAPLPAETTADKAAVDSRALVALPDGTPQPLAAVLAAQKSKRSDTAQRRIRRPFSVSEVEALVQAVEELGTGRWRDVKLRAFDNVNYRTYVDLKDKWKTLVHTAKISPQQRRGEPVPQELLDRVLSAHSYWSEQQQLKQPSDTCLL; from the exons ATGTTGCAGAAGAGGTTATATAATGGATTCAGTGGATATCAGATGCCTTTTGTTCCTAGAGCTGCGAGGTCTGCTAGG AGGAGAGGCCCACGTCAAGCAAAATTTGTGGACAATCAACTCTGTGCTTTTGATTTACTTGCTACAGTAGCTGGAAAGTTACTTGAAGGTGAGAGTTCCAAGAATACGGCAACTTCAAAAGACCAGCTAGTCGATGCTGGAGATGCCGTGATGTTGGAGCAAGACGAGGGCAATTTGTCTCTGAATGCTGATTGCCGTGACATGGGAAGTGCTGAAGCCGCTTCCCTTAACCCAGAGCTTGAATTGCAGGCTCAGAATCAAAAGTGCAATGTGAATGAAATTGTAGACACTCATAATGATGCATCCTCGCCTCCAGCTTCTGAGATCACCTTGTCTCATTGCTTGGAGAAGGATGATAATTTCGTTAAGATGGATATCAATGATGAAAATAGCGAATTTTTCAGCCCCCCCCAGATATCAGAGCTATGTGTTTCTGGCCACATTGATCCAAATATTGTAAATGTAGTTGGCGTAGACACTCATAATGATCCAAATATTGACTCCATGGAACTAGAAGACGGCAAGAAAGAGATATCATCTTGGAATGTGCCTGATTTACACTGCTCAAAGGACCCTGATGTAAACATCAGGAAGGCTCCTCCTGCTGTTGGCGTAGATTATAGCATCAAACAGTCTTTAGGTGTAGATCACTTTAGTTGTGGGTCGATTTCCCCTTGTAGTAATAGTATTGTAAATGTAGTTGCTAGAGATGATGACGAAAAGTCTTTCAAGTGTACTCAACCTAGCACTAAAGCCGCTAGGTTGCCCGTATATATAGGTAACCGAAAAATAAGGAGGCTATTGGGTTCTAAGTATCGGAAAGTAGCTTCTAAAGTGAAGTGTGGTGATTATTCTGAAACTG AATTACGCTGCATTTACCGCAGCAGGAGAACTGGTTATAAACGTCCCAGATCTCGGAGGATATATGCTTTTAAGAAGCGGAAGCTTTACCAATACAGCTCGTTATCCAATTCTGATGGGCATACTGGCTCTAAAGTTGTATATGATTCTCCAGGGACTGACATTGACCAGAGTGTGTCTGCGTTCAGCACAGTCAGGCATGGAG TCGACGGTTCTTCATTTTGTGTTGCTGGCCAGAGCACGACCTTTGCATCCCAGGAATCCCACG TTAAACTGAAGATTAGATCCTTTAAGATGCCGGAACTTTTTATTGAGATGCCGGAAACTGCTACTATTGGCTCTCTTAAG AGAACGGTAATGGATGCTGTGACTGCCTTACTTGGAGGAGGATTGCGTGTTGGGGTGCTCCTTAAAGGAAAAAAGATTCGAGATGATAGTAGAACTCTTGTACAGTCTGGTATTTGTTGTCATGATGAGGTAAAATCTTTGGGTTTTGCCCTGGAGCCCAATCCATCAAATATATGTTTCGAGGACAATTCTCATACAGTTTCAATTGATGTGCCGCAGCCTGTATTGAG GTCTGCTAGAACTGATAATGATCAGGGTGCTTCTCATGAGCATGTATTGGGTAATATAGGCCATTTAGTCGAGAGTGACCATGACTCAGCACCTTTGCCTGCTGAAACCACAGCGGATAAAGCTGCAGTTGATTCCCGAGCTTTAGTTGCTCTTCCCGATGGCACTCCGCAGCCGCTGGCCGCGGTTTTGGCGGCCCAAAAATCTAAAAGATCTGATACGGCACAACGTAGGATTCGACGCCCTTTCTCTGTATCAGAAGTCGAGGCTTTAGTCCAAGCAGTAGAAGAACTTGGCACTGGGAG GTGGCGGGACGTTAAACTACGAGCTTTTGATAATGTGAATTATCGTACTTATGTGGATCTGAAG GACAAGTGGAAAACTCTGGTGCACACAGCAAAAATATCCCCTCAACAAAGGAGGGGAGAGCCTGTGCCTCAAGAGCTGTTGGACAGGGTCTTATCAGCCCATTCCTACTGGTCTGAGCAGCAGCAGCTGAAACAACCATCCGACACTTGCCTTCTTTGA